The following are encoded together in the Scomber scombrus chromosome 7, fScoSco1.1, whole genome shotgun sequence genome:
- the ethe1 gene encoding persulfide dioxygenase ETHE1, mitochondrial: MCSVMSSVKPVQRALALTLRLRTNTEASSYSAAQNRRVCPGVSAGEAPLIPFSRSYCSRMALHKGLLFRQLFETESSTYTYLLADTETKDAIIIDPVLETIDRDLKLIHQLGLNLKVAVNTHCHADHITSTGLMKKRLVGLKSAISKFSGASADIHLAEGDKITFGKHYLTAIETPGHTDGCMTLVSGDQSMAFTGDTLLIRGCGRTDFQQGCPKKLYNSVHQKIFTLPDQCLVYPAHDYLGQTASTVGEERKFNPRLTKSLEEFVNIMNNLNLKKPAKIDISVPANLVCGIHEV; encoded by the exons ATGTGTTCAGTAATGAGCAGTGTGAAGCCAGTTCAGCGGGCTCTGGCTCTCACGCTTCGCCTCCGAACGAACACCGAGGCCTCGAGTTACTCTGCAGCCCAGAACAGGCGCGTCTGTCCCGGCGTGAGTGCTGGCGAAGCCCCGCTAATACCTTTCAGCAGGTCGTACTGCTCCAGGATGGCGCTGCACAAAGGACTGCTCTTCAGACAG cTGTTTGAGACGGAGAGCAGCACCTACACCTACCTGCTGGCTGACACAGAGACCAAAGATGCGATCATCATTGATCCTGTGCTGGAGACCATTGACAGGGACCTGAAGCTCATACATCAACTGGGTCTTAATCTAAAAGTAGCAG TAAACACCCACTGTCACGCGGACCACATCACAAGCACTGGGTTGATGAAGAAAAGATTGGTTGGGCTGAAAAGTGCCATCTCCAAATTCAGTGGTGCCTCTGCAGATATCCACCTGGCTGAAGGAGATAAGATCACATTTGGAAAACAT TATCTGACAGCGATTGAGACACCGGGACACACTGACGGTTGTATGACGCTGGTGTCAGGGGATCAAAGCATGGCTTTCACTGGGGATACTCTGCTCATCAGAGGCTGTGGCAGGACAGACTTCCAGCAGG GCTGCCCTAAAAAGCTCTACAATTCAGTCCATCAGAAGATTTTTACCCTGCCTGACCAGTGCCTCGTCTACCCAGCACATGACTACTTAG GTCAGACGGCGTCTACGGTCGGTGAGGAGCGCAAGTTTAACCCGCGCTTGACCAAGAGCCTGGAGGAGTTTGTGAACATCATGAACAATCTTAATCTCAAAAAGCCTGCTAAAATAG ATATTTCAGTGCCTGCTAATCTGGTTTGTGGAATACATGAAGTGTGA